A region from the Desulfoglaeba alkanexedens ALDC genome encodes:
- a CDS encoding PulJ/GspJ family protein: MAGSRKSGFTLVEVLIAMTLVAVIVLVMTLALRLALSVWQRGSEQEESLPLIHAIPTVLDRQLLSLVPKASFGAEGGEALLPFCGEPHGFSFFTGYAPQGSRAKGLLRVTCVYDEASEALLLYQQIVTRREHIDDRHHPLGDLWEGELEPVSIIRGVRGFDLRFSDQEPVDLDASEDWEDRWSCETPGNVPSVVRVRFQLDEKGGKVRTWYYLTRTSDL, encoded by the coding sequence ATGGCCGGATCGAGGAAAAGCGGGTTCACGCTGGTTGAAGTACTCATTGCCATGACGCTGGTCGCCGTGATCGTCTTGGTGATGACCCTGGCGTTGAGACTGGCGCTCAGCGTATGGCAGCGGGGTTCCGAGCAGGAAGAGAGCCTGCCGCTCATCCACGCCATACCGACGGTCCTGGACCGGCAGCTCCTTTCTCTGGTACCGAAAGCATCCTTCGGAGCCGAAGGCGGGGAGGCGCTTCTGCCGTTCTGCGGGGAGCCTCACGGTTTTTCGTTCTTCACCGGCTACGCGCCGCAGGGATCCCGGGCGAAGGGGCTTCTGCGGGTGACCTGCGTCTACGATGAGGCATCCGAGGCGCTGCTTCTTTACCAGCAGATCGTGACCCGCCGCGAGCACATCGACGACCGCCACCACCCGCTGGGGGATCTTTGGGAGGGAGAGCTCGAACCGGTGAGCATCATCCGGGGGGTGCGGGGCTTCGATCTGCGCTTTTCCGATCAAGAGCCGGTGGATTTGGATGCTTCCGAGGATTGGGAGGATCGTTGGAGCTGCGAGACGCCCGGCAATGTGCCGTCGGTGGTGAGGGTGCGGTTTCAACTGGACGAAAAGGGTGGCAAAGTCCGCACATGGTATTACCTGACGAGGACGTCCGACCTGTGA
- a CDS encoding type IV pilus modification PilV family protein: MSDVRRGNPSQAPPAIPWRPHGGFTLMEVLVSLVILSICLAVVFQNFSLSSRLAFRSDQLAEATRIASNLLSDEALMLEAVRRESAEGEVAGEEGWSYTVTAAPLEISLREDYEPVEVPNMVELELCVRYESEGSSRDYCVQRWRRRE; the protein is encoded by the coding sequence ATGAGTGACGTCCGCCGGGGAAACCCATCGCAGGCGCCGCCCGCGATCCCATGGCGACCGCACGGCGGTTTCACGCTCATGGAGGTCCTGGTTTCCCTGGTGATCCTGAGCATCTGCCTGGCCGTCGTTTTCCAGAACTTCTCCCTTTCGAGCCGCCTCGCCTTTCGTTCCGACCAGCTGGCGGAAGCGACGCGCATCGCTTCCAACCTGCTTTCCGATGAAGCGCTGATGCTGGAAGCCGTGCGCCGTGAAAGCGCGGAAGGTGAAGTGGCGGGGGAAGAGGGCTGGTCCTACACGGTGACGGCCGCCCCCCTGGAGATTTCGCTCCGCGAAGATTACGAACCCGTCGAGGTTCCGAACATGGTGGAGCTCGAGTTGTGCGTGAGGTATGAGAGCGAAGGGTCGAGCCGCGATTACTGCGTCCAGCGCTGGCGCCGGCGGGAATGA
- a CDS encoding GspH/FimT family pseudopilin: MKSPSEKGFTLLELLVVLVIVSLAGSLVFMHVGRGLSGREDRRFVQEFLELARAARRAAVGRGEPTALYISQDERRCWVGGRKGSVAIPEAMLIEGEGIATAGGDRRAIVFYPDGSSSGGRLVFSIGDRRPHTIRIDMITGLAEVVNADE; this comes from the coding sequence ATGAAATCGCCTTCTGAAAAGGGTTTCACGCTGCTGGAACTGCTGGTGGTGCTGGTGATTGTCTCCCTGGCCGGTTCCCTGGTCTTCATGCACGTGGGCCGAGGGTTGAGCGGCCGGGAGGACCGGCGGTTCGTCCAGGAGTTCCTCGAACTGGCGAGAGCCGCACGCCGAGCGGCGGTGGGGCGGGGAGAGCCCACGGCCCTCTACATTTCCCAGGACGAACGCCGCTGCTGGGTCGGGGGCCGGAAAGGCTCCGTCGCCATTCCGGAAGCGATGCTCATCGAAGGCGAAGGCATCGCTACGGCCGGCGGCGATCGCCGCGCGATCGTGTTCTATCCGGACGGCTCTTCGAGTGGGGGTAGACTCGTGTTTTCCATAGGCGACAGGCGTCCCCACACGATTCGAATCGACATGATCACCGGTCTGGCCGAGGTTGTGAATGCCGATGAGTGA
- a CDS encoding type II secretion system F family protein, translating into MEKFSYEALDSRGRRIVAAEEARDRAALLLSLQTRGLHLIRWVNGAPKRSVAFRFRRGRVKGVGLLRFTQELAHLTKAGIPLDRALFIIADAATEKPVRDMALELREGLRGGKSLSDAMAARPEFRELYVNMVRVGEVGGVLDEVMGKLAAFLERNEEIKRFVVSSAIYPSLLVGVGILSVVAILGFVIPRFAEIFVDMGHDIPFSTRMLILASDLFREWWWALVLAAGAAAGAAWHAVRTSLGKRRLDRWLIRLPLLGSLFLDLEVSRFARTLGTLVSSGVPLLKALAIVRDVAGNHVVKEAVEHIYQQVRQGKRISLLIKETGLFPVVVVHMTALGEETGELGAMLTATADELDAQIQVKIKRYLAMLEPAAILFMGLVIGGMVISMLSAIFGINEIAF; encoded by the coding sequence ATGGAGAAGTTTTCCTACGAAGCACTCGATTCCCGGGGCCGGAGGATCGTGGCCGCCGAGGAAGCGAGGGACCGGGCCGCTCTCCTTCTCTCGCTCCAGACCCGTGGCCTTCACCTCATCCGCTGGGTCAACGGTGCACCGAAGCGCTCGGTGGCGTTTCGGTTCCGCAGGGGCCGTGTCAAGGGGGTGGGGCTCCTTCGGTTCACCCAGGAACTGGCGCATCTTACCAAGGCCGGGATCCCCCTGGACCGGGCGCTTTTTATCATCGCGGATGCGGCCACCGAAAAACCCGTCCGGGACATGGCCCTGGAGTTGAGAGAGGGGCTCCGGGGCGGCAAGAGCCTTTCCGACGCCATGGCGGCAAGGCCGGAGTTCCGTGAACTCTACGTGAACATGGTGCGGGTCGGCGAAGTGGGCGGCGTTTTGGACGAGGTCATGGGAAAGCTCGCCGCATTCTTGGAGCGGAACGAAGAGATCAAGCGGTTCGTCGTTTCGTCGGCCATCTATCCTTCGCTTCTCGTGGGCGTGGGCATCCTCTCGGTGGTGGCCATCCTGGGGTTCGTGATCCCGCGGTTTGCCGAAATCTTCGTCGACATGGGCCACGACATTCCCTTTTCCACCCGGATGCTGATCCTCGCGAGCGACCTCTTTCGCGAGTGGTGGTGGGCGCTCGTGCTGGCCGCCGGCGCCGCCGCCGGCGCCGCCTGGCATGCGGTTCGGACATCCCTTGGAAAACGGCGCCTCGATCGTTGGCTCATCAGGCTTCCGCTCTTGGGCTCCCTCTTTCTCGACCTGGAAGTGAGCCGTTTCGCGCGGACGCTCGGCACCCTGGTTTCCAGCGGCGTGCCGCTGCTCAAGGCGCTGGCCATCGTTCGGGACGTCGCCGGAAATCACGTGGTCAAAGAAGCCGTGGAACACATCTACCAGCAGGTGCGCCAAGGCAAGCGCATCAGCCTGCTTATCAAGGAAACGGGCCTCTTTCCGGTCGTGGTCGTGCACATGACGGCGCTCGGTGAAGAAACCGGGGAACTGGGTGCCATGCTCACCGCCACCGCCGATGAACTGGACGCCCAGATCCAGGTCAAGATCAAGCGCTACCTCGCCATGCTGGAACCCGCCGCCATTCTTTTCATGGGCCTGGTGATCGGAGGCATGGTCATTTCCATGCTTTCCGCCATATTCGGAATCAATGAAATCGCCTTCTGA
- a CDS encoding GspE/PulE family protein has translation MMQNLLKRIGRSAPDNERQPAEAFPRTEVPVLNVPEIDENGFPDNPPGLNPLPLPFMKRFRFLVLDDSREAVKVAMADPLDFNTREIIAAVYGKPVAVFKASEDLLSQFTYRWYETEVVLGEDEAGEGEGLSLEEQLWDNPEQLKDMASEGPIIRLVNHLISRAVDLGASDIHIEPRRQGVQVRYRIDGVLHDQESLAKRFQAAITSRIKLMAKMNIAEMRLPQDGRIKFKMARQELDIRVSSLPTVFGESLVLRLLHKEDVLFELDRLGFPSNLLQRFQATIVLPYGILLVTGPTGSGKTTTLYAALSAINQPDKKIVTVEDPVEYQLEGINQVQVQSKIGLTFAYSLRSFLRQDPDVMLVGEIRDRETAEIAIQAALTGHMVFSTLHTNDAPGAILRLEDMGVERFMITSAVVAVLAQRLVRKICPDCREEVPVSDEERQALADEFGVSADLVNGSYWRGKGCDGCGGTGYRGRLGIFEFLPLDEAIQREILRGADRIGIAQKAVESGMTTLRLDGLDKVRRGITTYEEVLRVTR, from the coding sequence ATGATGCAAAATCTATTGAAGCGTATCGGGCGGTCGGCTCCGGACAACGAGCGTCAGCCGGCGGAGGCCTTTCCCCGGACGGAAGTTCCCGTGCTGAACGTCCCGGAAATCGATGAAAACGGATTTCCCGACAACCCGCCGGGGCTCAATCCGCTTCCCCTCCCTTTCATGAAGCGGTTTCGTTTCCTGGTGCTGGACGATTCCCGGGAGGCGGTGAAGGTGGCTATGGCGGATCCCTTGGATTTCAATACTCGGGAAATCATCGCCGCGGTATACGGGAAACCCGTGGCTGTCTTCAAGGCGTCGGAAGACCTTCTGTCGCAGTTTACGTACCGGTGGTACGAGACGGAAGTGGTGCTCGGCGAAGACGAGGCGGGGGAAGGCGAAGGGCTGAGCTTGGAGGAGCAACTCTGGGACAACCCGGAGCAACTGAAAGACATGGCGTCCGAGGGGCCCATCATCCGCCTGGTGAATCACCTGATTTCCCGGGCGGTGGATCTCGGGGCTTCCGACATCCACATCGAACCGCGCCGCCAGGGGGTTCAGGTGCGCTACCGGATCGACGGCGTGCTGCACGACCAAGAAAGCCTGGCCAAGCGGTTCCAGGCCGCCATCACGTCCCGCATCAAGCTCATGGCCAAGATGAACATCGCGGAAATGCGGCTGCCCCAGGACGGGCGCATCAAGTTCAAGATGGCCAGACAGGAACTGGACATCCGCGTTTCGTCGCTCCCGACCGTTTTCGGTGAAAGTCTGGTGCTGCGGCTGCTGCACAAGGAAGACGTGCTTTTCGAACTGGACCGCCTGGGGTTTCCTTCCAACCTCCTTCAGCGCTTTCAGGCCACCATCGTGCTCCCCTACGGCATCCTCCTGGTGACCGGCCCCACGGGTTCCGGAAAGACCACCACGCTCTACGCGGCGCTGAGCGCCATCAACCAGCCCGACAAGAAGATCGTCACGGTGGAAGACCCGGTGGAATACCAGCTGGAAGGCATCAACCAGGTCCAGGTCCAGTCGAAGATCGGACTGACGTTCGCTTACAGCCTGAGGTCCTTTCTCCGCCAGGACCCCGACGTGATGCTGGTGGGGGAAATCCGCGACCGGGAAACCGCGGAAATCGCGATCCAGGCCGCCTTGACCGGCCACATGGTCTTTTCCACGCTCCACACCAACGACGCCCCCGGGGCCATCCTCCGCCTGGAAGACATGGGCGTGGAACGGTTCATGATCACCTCCGCCGTCGTGGCGGTGCTCGCTCAGCGGCTGGTGCGAAAGATCTGCCCCGACTGCCGGGAGGAGGTGCCGGTGAGCGACGAGGAGCGGCAGGCCCTGGCGGATGAATTCGGAGTCTCTGCGGACCTTGTGAACGGTTCCTACTGGCGCGGGAAAGGCTGCGACGGTTGCGGTGGAACGGGCTACCGCGGCCGGCTGGGCATCTTCGAATTTCTTCCGCTGGATGAAGCGATTCAGCGGGAGATCCTCAGGGGAGCCGATCGGATCGGAATCGCGCAGAAAGCCGTCGAAAGCGGGATGACGACCCTGCGCCTGGACGGGCTGGACAAGGTGCGCCGCGGCATCACGACCTATGAAGAAGTGCTGAGGGTGACCCGCTGA